From the Bacteroidia bacterium genome, the window AGACTGTACGGTTGGTATTAACGAAGTAAATGATAATAAAGATGTAGGCAGGCTTTATCCTAATCCTGCTAATACGGTTGTTTATTATGAAAATGAGTTAGCAGCAGACGAAAGCGGGAAAATAAAATTAATGGATATGTTAGGTAAAGAAATAAAAGAGTACAACCTTACAAAAGGCAGTAATTTAATTTCAATACCTGTATCTGATTTATCAAAAGGCATATACATGGTAAAGGTGGAAATTACAGGTCGTAATAATGAAATAGTTAAATTGATAGTTAATTAAATAATATCTTTGTGAGGAGGCTTTAGGCTTCCTCACATTTTTTAAATTATGAAAAAATTTATTATTTATTTATGCTTGTTTTCTGCTATTAAAGCAGATTCACAAAATCTTGTTTTGAACCCTTCGTTTGAAGACACAATTTTGTGCCCAACAACTATATTCCCAATGCAATGCAAATATTGGTATAGGGCTACAATGGGCAGTCCTGATTATTTCAGTGAACAGCCTAATATATTTTGCGGAACATCTTACGTTCCGCAAAGTGGAGTTGGATACCAATATGCACGAACAGGTATTGCTTATGTAGGATTGGCTACACTTATGCAGCCTTTAAATCCAAATTATCTAAACAGGCGAGAATATATTGGAGGAGAACTTTCAGACACATTAAAGCAGGGGCATGAGTATTGTGTCAGCTTTTATGTTTCGGTTGCCGAAGAATTAAAGTATGTTACAGACGGCATAGGTTTATACCTTTCTGTTGACAGTGCTGTTGATTATACCATCAATATCAACCTGTCGTTTATTCCTCAAATAGAAAACCCTTCAGGCAATATTATTTATGATACGCTTAACTGGGTGCAAATTTCGGGAACGTACATAGCTAATGGTGGTGAAAAATATTTGACTATTGGTAATTTTAAAGATAATGCTAATACCATGATTGATTCTATTAATAATTCAGTTCCTCAAAGCCAATATGAATCTTACTTATTTATTGATGATGTAAGTGTAATAGACTGCACGGTGGGTATTAGCGAAGTAAATGATAATTTAAGTATAGGAAAATTATATCCCAATCCTGCTAATACTGTGGTGTATTATGAAAATGTGTTAGGAGAGGATGAAAACGGGAAGATAAAATTAATGGATATGTTAGGAAAAGAAATAAAAGAATACAAACTAACAAAAGGCAGTAATTTAATTTCAATACCTGTATCTGAGTTGTCAAAAGGCATATACATGGTAAAGGTGGAAATTACGGAGCGTAACAGTGAAATAATTAAATTGGTAGTTAATTAAATAATTATTTTTGTGAGGAGGCTTTGTGCCTCCTCACAATTTTAAATTATGAAAAAATTTATTATTTATTTATGCTTGTTTTCTGCTATTAAAGCAGATTCACAAAATCTTGTTTTGAACCCTTCGTTTGAGGATACAATAGCATGCCCAACAACAACAGCAATTCCAATGCAATGCGAATATTGGTACACTGCTAATATAGGCAGTCCTGATTATTTTAGTGAGCAGCCTGATATATTTTGCGG encodes:
- a CDS encoding T9SS type A sorting domain-containing protein, translated to MKKFIIYLCLFSAIKADSQNLVLNPSFEDTILCPTTIFPMQCKYWYRATMGSPDYFSEQPNIFCGTSYVPQSGVGYQYARTGIAYVGLATLMQPLNPNYLNRREYIGGELSDTLKQGHEYCVSFYVSVAEELKYVTDGIGLYLSVDSAVDYTININLSFIPQIENPSGNIIYDTLNWVQISGTYIANGGEKYLTIGNFKDNANTMIDSINNSVPQSQYESYLFIDDVSVIDCTVGISEVNDNLSIGKLYPNPANTVVYYENVLGEDENGKIKLMDMLGKEIKEYKLTKGSNLISIPVSELSKGIYMVKVEITERNSEIIKLVVN